The following proteins come from a genomic window of Heyndrickxia acidicola:
- a CDS encoding 2-isopropylmalate synthase, whose protein sequence is MSHINIFDTTLRDGEQSPGVNLNQLEKLEIAKQLERLGVDIMEAGFPASSQGDFEAVKAIAETVRNASITGLARTTKTDIDIAWEALKEAEEPRLHLFLATSPIHMNYKLKKTPLEVMETAVEMVSYARKKFPQVQWSAEDATRSDLPFLAEIVERVINAGATIINLPDTVGYSTPEDYGHMFRFIKENVPNIDNVILSGHCHDDLGLAVANSLAAIENGAAQIEGTINGIGERAGNAALEEIGVALTIRKDKYPYTTNLVLKEIKRTSDLVSKFTGMRVPPNKAIIGKNAFAHESGIHQDGVLKHASTYEIITPELVGIQSNDLVLGKHSGRHAFKDKTKQMGFELSPEKLAQAFHLFKQLTDTKKQVTDEDIFSILTDIQTDAETVKKYQLVAFQVHYASSTNLPTASVALTTPDGDRVETARTGQGSVEALYNTLEALVEEEIHITNYQLNSIGQGRDALAEAQVKLTVNGTPVSGRSSAQDVLEASAKAFLNAVNRIFLTQKKTQKEKAFL, encoded by the coding sequence ATGTCTCACATTAATATTTTTGATACAACATTACGTGATGGTGAACAATCCCCCGGCGTTAACCTGAATCAGTTAGAAAAGCTTGAAATTGCAAAGCAGCTTGAAAGATTGGGAGTAGACATTATGGAGGCTGGTTTTCCAGCCTCCTCCCAGGGAGATTTCGAGGCTGTAAAAGCCATTGCAGAAACTGTGCGGAATGCCTCAATCACAGGCCTTGCCAGAACAACAAAGACAGATATTGACATTGCGTGGGAAGCTCTAAAAGAAGCGGAAGAGCCTCGGCTCCACCTGTTTCTTGCCACCTCCCCTATCCATATGAATTACAAGCTGAAGAAAACTCCTTTAGAGGTAATGGAAACAGCTGTTGAAATGGTCTCCTATGCCAGGAAAAAGTTCCCGCAGGTTCAGTGGTCTGCTGAAGATGCCACACGCTCGGACCTTCCTTTCCTTGCAGAGATTGTTGAAAGAGTCATTAATGCCGGTGCGACCATTATTAATCTTCCTGATACAGTCGGCTACTCTACTCCGGAAGACTACGGCCATATGTTCCGATTTATTAAAGAAAATGTACCAAATATCGATAATGTAATCCTTTCTGGCCATTGCCACGATGATTTAGGGCTTGCTGTAGCCAATTCACTTGCTGCCATTGAAAATGGAGCAGCCCAAATCGAAGGTACCATTAATGGGATCGGTGAACGAGCCGGCAATGCAGCATTGGAGGAAATTGGTGTTGCCCTTACCATTAGAAAGGATAAATATCCTTACACTACAAATCTAGTATTGAAAGAAATCAAACGTACCAGTGATCTTGTCAGCAAATTTACAGGTATGAGGGTTCCTCCAAATAAAGCCATTATCGGCAAAAATGCTTTTGCCCATGAATCCGGGATTCATCAGGATGGTGTCCTGAAGCATGCGTCTACTTACGAAATTATTACTCCTGAATTAGTCGGTATCCAGTCAAATGATCTTGTTCTAGGCAAGCATTCCGGCCGCCATGCTTTTAAGGACAAAACAAAGCAAATGGGCTTTGAGCTTTCCCCTGAAAAACTGGCGCAGGCCTTTCACTTATTCAAACAGCTGACAGATACCAAAAAACAAGTAACAGATGAAGATATCTTTTCGATCTTGACCGATATCCAAACAGACGCTGAAACGGTTAAAAAATACCAGCTTGTCGCGTTTCAAGTACATTATGCTTCATCCACAAACCTTCCAACTGCAAGTGTCGCCCTCACCACTCCTGATGGAGATAGAGTTGAGACGGCCAGAACCGGCCAGGGAAGTGTAGAGGCTTTATACAACACCTTAGAAGCTTTGGTTGAAGAAGAGATTCATATTACAAACTACCAGCTGAACTCTATCGGTCAGGGACGGGATGCGCTGGCAGAAGCACAAGTTAAATTAACCGTTAATGGTACTCCTGTCAGCGGCCGCAGTTCAGCACAGGATGTCCTGGAAGCATCGGCAAAAGCCTTTTTAAACGCTGTCAACAGGATCTTCCTTACACAAAAGAAAACCCAAAAAGAAAAAGCTTTTCTTTAA
- the leuC gene encoding 3-isopropylmalate dehydratase large subunit, with translation MTKPRTIIEKIWENHIVHQEEGKPDLLYIDLHLVHEVTSPQAFEGLRMNGRKVRQPGRTFATMDHNVPTRNRHVLNDPVSKKQIETLRKNCEEFGITLAGMDHPDNGIVHVIGPELGLTQPGKTIVCGDSHTSTHGAFGALAFGIGTSEVEHVLATQTLWQSKPKTLNVKVNGRLGTGVTAKDLILAIIAKFGVNFGTGHVIEFTGEAIRTLSMEERMTVCNMSIEAGARAGLITPDETTFQYVLGRKHAPQGAEFEKAVERWKQLATDEGADYDVTCEINADEIEPQVTWGTNPSMCIPVSGAVPTVENQINDTEKEAVQRALAYMGLVGGEPISSVIIDHVFIGSCTNSRLSDLRKAANVIKGHKVSPSVKAIVVPGSHTVKLAAEEEGLDTIFKEAGFEWRDAGCSMCLAMNDDIVPPGGRCASTSNRNFEGRQGNGARTHLVSPEMAAAAAIAGHFVDVREFSNLFTHS, from the coding sequence ATGACAAAGCCAAGAACCATTATTGAAAAAATCTGGGAAAACCATATTGTCCATCAGGAGGAAGGAAAGCCTGATCTATTATATATTGATTTACATTTAGTACATGAGGTCACTTCTCCGCAAGCCTTTGAAGGCTTGCGGATGAATGGCCGAAAGGTGCGCCAGCCCGGCCGAACCTTTGCCACAATGGATCATAATGTCCCTACCCGCAACCGGCATGTTTTAAATGATCCGGTTTCAAAGAAGCAAATTGAAACACTAAGGAAGAATTGCGAAGAGTTTGGCATTACACTTGCTGGTATGGATCATCCTGATAATGGAATTGTACATGTAATCGGGCCGGAATTAGGACTTACACAGCCAGGAAAAACCATTGTCTGCGGGGATAGCCACACTTCCACCCACGGGGCATTTGGAGCCCTCGCATTTGGAATCGGGACCAGCGAGGTGGAGCATGTGCTCGCTACACAAACCCTTTGGCAATCCAAACCAAAAACACTTAATGTCAAGGTAAATGGCAGACTGGGCACAGGTGTAACAGCCAAGGATTTAATTCTTGCCATTATTGCCAAGTTTGGCGTAAACTTCGGAACCGGCCATGTCATTGAATTTACAGGCGAAGCCATTCGTACCCTTTCTATGGAAGAAAGGATGACCGTTTGCAATATGTCTATTGAAGCAGGTGCACGTGCCGGCCTGATTACACCTGATGAAACCACATTCCAATACGTATTGGGCAGAAAGCACGCTCCTCAGGGCGCAGAATTCGAAAAAGCTGTAGAACGCTGGAAACAGCTGGCTACCGACGAAGGTGCTGACTATGATGTAACCTGCGAAATTAATGCAGATGAAATAGAACCGCAGGTTACTTGGGGAACCAATCCAAGCATGTGTATTCCTGTAAGCGGAGCCGTCCCCACAGTTGAAAATCAAATAAATGACACAGAAAAAGAAGCTGTACAGCGGGCCCTGGCTTACATGGGACTCGTTGGCGGAGAACCCATTTCCAGCGTCATCATTGACCACGTGTTTATTGGCTCCTGCACCAACTCGCGGTTAAGCGATCTTCGTAAAGCAGCGAATGTTATTAAAGGTCATAAGGTAAGCCCTTCTGTTAAAGCAATCGTTGTTCCTGGTTCACACACTGTTAAATTGGCTGCGGAAGAAGAAGGATTAGACACCATTTTTAAAGAAGCGGGTTTTGAATGGCGGGATGCCGGCTGCAGTATGTGTCTTGCAATGAATGATGACATCGTGCCGCCAGGTGGCCGCTGTGCTTCCACCTCCAACCGTAATTTTGAAGGCCGCCAAGGAAACGGAGCCAGAACTCATCTTGTGAGTCCTGAAATGGCTGCAGCCGCTGCCATTGCCGGCCATTTTGTGGATGTTCGGGAGTTTTCCAATCTATTTACTCATTCCTAG
- the leuB gene encoding 3-isopropylmalate dehydrogenase, translated as MDKKIVLLPGDGIGQEVIHSAKEILHAVAQEFKHTFTFESHDIGGTAVDLHGTPLPDSTVEACKKADAVLLGAVGGPKWDLNPSHLRPEKGLLGIRKELGLFANLRPIKGFKKLLPSSPLKQEVIEGSDLLIVRELTGGLYFGTPSERRENGNSVVDTLFYTRKEIERIVDKAFQAAMKRKKQLTSVDKANVLESSKLWREIVEEKKAAYPEVVVQHMLVDSTAMKLITNPSQFDVIVTENMFGDILSDEASVLTGSLGMLPSASLRDDGVGLYEPVHGSAPDIAGQGIANPLAMILSAALMLRYSFGLEEEAKLVEDAVQSILDEGYHTPDLKMESGVTVGTSEMTRLIADYIQTRNASSCILSCYI; from the coding sequence ATGGACAAAAAAATCGTACTGCTCCCTGGTGATGGAATTGGGCAGGAAGTCATTCATTCTGCTAAGGAAATTCTTCATGCAGTCGCTCAAGAATTTAAACATACCTTTACTTTTGAATCCCATGACATAGGAGGAACTGCTGTCGATCTTCATGGTACTCCTCTTCCGGATTCTACTGTTGAAGCCTGCAAAAAGGCGGATGCAGTCTTGCTTGGAGCTGTTGGAGGACCTAAATGGGATCTCAACCCTTCCCATTTGCGTCCGGAAAAAGGTTTACTCGGAATCCGGAAGGAGCTCGGCCTGTTTGCAAACCTAAGACCGATTAAAGGATTTAAAAAACTGCTGCCTTCTTCCCCTCTTAAACAGGAGGTCATTGAGGGCAGTGATCTTCTGATCGTGAGAGAGCTCACTGGCGGATTATATTTCGGCACCCCAAGTGAAAGACGGGAGAATGGAAACTCAGTTGTGGATACGCTCTTTTATACCAGAAAAGAAATTGAAAGAATTGTAGACAAAGCCTTTCAAGCTGCAATGAAGCGAAAAAAACAACTAACCTCTGTTGATAAAGCCAATGTTCTTGAATCCAGTAAACTTTGGCGCGAAATTGTAGAAGAAAAAAAAGCAGCATATCCTGAAGTCGTGGTTCAGCATATGCTTGTAGATTCAACGGCCATGAAGCTTATTACCAACCCTTCTCAATTTGATGTAATCGTCACTGAAAATATGTTTGGGGACATTCTTAGCGATGAAGCTTCTGTTCTAACAGGTTCACTGGGCATGCTCCCTTCTGCAAGCTTAAGGGACGACGGGGTCGGACTTTACGAACCGGTACATGGTTCCGCCCCTGACATTGCCGGGCAAGGGATCGCCAATCCCCTTGCCATGATCTTATCAGCAGCACTTATGCTCCGCTATTCTTTTGGTTTGGAAGAGGAAGCAAAGCTGGTAGAGGATGCCGTTCAATCGATCCTTGATGAAGGCTACCATACACCTGACCTGAAGATGGAATCCGGAGTAACGGTGGGCACCTCGGAAATGACCAGACTGATAGCCGATTATATTCAAACTCGTAATGCATCAAGCTGCATCCTAAGCTGTTATATTTAA
- the mreBH gene encoding rod-share determining protein MreBH, whose protein sequence is MLSSSEIGIDLGTANILVYTKSKGVILNEPSVVAIDTESKKVLAFGAEAKNMIGKTPGKITAIRPLKNGVIADFDMTTEMLRQIMKTINKGGLGIRKPNVIVCTPSGATSVERRAIQDVVRNSGAKNVHLIEEPVAAAIGADLPVDEPVANVVVDIGGGTTEVAIISYGGVVTCNTLRIGGDKMDEDIIQHVRKNYNLLIGEPTAEAIKINIGHALVDHREVTMDVRGRDLVTGLPKTITLSSLEIQEALRESLLQILETIRATLENSPAELSGDIVDRGVILTGGGSLLQGMQDWLSKEIIVPVHLAPNPLEAVVVGTGRSLQFINRLSRVAK, encoded by the coding sequence ATGCTATCAAGTTCAGAGATTGGTATCGACCTGGGAACTGCAAATATATTAGTCTACACAAAAAGTAAGGGGGTTATTTTAAATGAACCCTCTGTCGTTGCGATTGATACAGAATCAAAAAAGGTTCTTGCATTCGGGGCTGAAGCCAAAAATATGATTGGTAAGACACCAGGGAAAATCACAGCCATTCGCCCTTTAAAAAACGGTGTGATTGCAGATTTTGATATGACAACTGAAATGCTGCGACAAATTATGAAAACAATTAACAAAGGCGGACTAGGCATTAGAAAACCAAATGTCATCGTTTGTACTCCTTCCGGGGCCACATCTGTAGAGCGCCGTGCCATTCAGGATGTAGTAAGAAACAGCGGTGCCAAAAATGTCCATTTGATAGAAGAGCCTGTTGCTGCAGCAATCGGTGCAGATCTTCCAGTTGATGAGCCTGTTGCGAATGTGGTCGTAGATATTGGAGGAGGAACAACCGAAGTAGCTATTATCTCCTATGGAGGCGTAGTAACATGTAATACTCTTCGCATCGGCGGCGACAAAATGGATGAAGACATTATTCAGCATGTGCGCAAGAATTACAATCTATTAATTGGAGAGCCTACTGCAGAAGCCATTAAAATTAATATCGGCCACGCTCTGGTTGATCATCGTGAAGTGACAATGGATGTCCGCGGCCGTGATCTCGTAACAGGACTTCCAAAGACGATTACGTTAAGCTCACTTGAAATCCAGGAAGCCCTTCGTGAGTCATTGCTCCAAATCTTAGAAACAATCCGTGCAACACTGGAAAACTCACCGGCAGAATTAAGCGGTGATATTGTAGACCGCGGTGTTATTCTAACTGGTGGAGGCTCTCTTCTTCAGGGAATGCAGGATTGGTTAAGCAAGGAAATTATTGTTCCTGTGCACCTTGCTCCTAATCCGCTCGAAGCAGTAGTAGTCGGTACAGGCAGATCCCTTCAATTCATTAACCGACTTTCTAGAGTCGCTAAATAA
- the ilvC gene encoding ketol-acid reductoisomerase produces the protein MAKVLYNSDIQTEVLESKKIAIIGYGSQGHAHALNLIDSGFDVVVGLRKGKSWDKAEEDGVDVRTVEEAAAAADVIMVLLPDELQTKVYEESIKENLFPGNALVFAHGFNVHFNQIVAPENVDVFLVAPKGPGHLVRRTYTEGGGVPALYGIHQDYTGKAKEIALAYAKGIGAGRAGILETTFQEETETDLFGEQAVLCGGLTALVKAGFETLTEAGYQPELAYFECLHELKLIVDLMYEGGLEGMRYSISDTAQWGDFVSGPRVVDADTKARMKEILKDIQSGAFAKGWILENQANRPQFNAINQSEKNHPIEVVGRELRQLMPFINQSVHSKKNKEVVANVSH, from the coding sequence ATGGCAAAGGTACTTTATAACAGTGACATTCAAACAGAGGTATTGGAATCTAAAAAAATCGCAATCATTGGATATGGATCGCAAGGGCATGCCCACGCGCTGAACCTAATCGATAGCGGATTTGACGTAGTAGTCGGATTAAGAAAAGGCAAGTCTTGGGATAAAGCAGAAGAAGATGGAGTTGATGTCCGTACAGTTGAAGAAGCTGCTGCCGCTGCAGACGTCATCATGGTCCTTTTGCCGGATGAACTCCAAACAAAAGTGTATGAAGAAAGTATTAAAGAAAATCTCTTCCCTGGTAATGCACTTGTTTTCGCACATGGATTTAACGTTCACTTCAATCAGATTGTAGCTCCCGAAAATGTCGATGTCTTTCTTGTCGCTCCAAAAGGACCCGGTCATCTTGTCCGCCGTACCTATACTGAAGGAGGCGGTGTCCCTGCCCTTTACGGTATTCACCAGGATTACACAGGGAAAGCAAAAGAAATTGCCCTTGCCTATGCAAAGGGAATTGGAGCAGGCCGTGCCGGAATTCTTGAAACAACCTTCCAGGAAGAAACAGAAACCGACTTATTCGGAGAACAAGCCGTATTGTGCGGCGGTCTAACAGCTTTAGTCAAGGCGGGATTTGAGACCTTAACTGAGGCTGGTTATCAGCCGGAATTAGCTTACTTTGAATGTCTGCACGAATTGAAACTGATTGTGGATCTTATGTATGAAGGCGGGCTCGAAGGAATGCGTTATTCCATTTCAGATACGGCTCAATGGGGGGATTTTGTTTCCGGTCCAAGGGTTGTAGATGCTGATACAAAAGCAAGAATGAAAGAAATCCTGAAGGATATCCAATCCGGAGCGTTTGCAAAAGGCTGGATTCTAGAAAATCAGGCAAACCGCCCGCAATTTAATGCAATCAACCAAAGTGAAAAAAATCACCCGATCGAAGTGGTTGGAAGGGAGCTCCGGCAGTTAATGCCTTTCATTAATCAATCCGTCCATTCTAAAAAGAATAAGGAAGTGGTTGCTAATGTCTCACATTAA
- the leuD gene encoding 3-isopropylmalate dehydratase small subunit: protein MEPLRIHTGTVYPLNRTNVDTDQIIPKQFLKRIERQGFGQFLFYNWRFDDEGNERKDFSLNDPKYKNVSILVSGDNFGCGSSREHAPWAIQDFGFKVIIAPGFADIFKNNCIKTGILPLQLKEEQVQEIMKKAQSESYHMTINLEEQTASDENGLNYSFEIAPYSKEILINGWDEIGVTLTYDDKIVLYENTRLSS from the coding sequence GTGGAACCACTTCGTATTCATACAGGAACTGTTTATCCGTTAAATCGAACCAATGTAGACACAGACCAAATCATTCCTAAACAATTTTTGAAGAGAATTGAGCGCCAGGGATTTGGGCAGTTTCTTTTTTACAACTGGCGCTTTGATGACGAGGGAAATGAACGAAAAGATTTTTCATTGAATGATCCCAAATATAAAAATGTATCGATATTGGTATCAGGTGATAATTTCGGGTGCGGTTCATCGAGAGAACATGCCCCATGGGCGATTCAAGATTTTGGTTTTAAAGTGATCATAGCACCCGGATTTGCAGATATTTTTAAAAACAATTGCATTAAAACAGGTATCCTTCCTCTTCAGCTAAAAGAGGAACAGGTCCAGGAAATCATGAAAAAAGCTCAGTCAGAATCTTATCACATGACGATCAATCTTGAAGAACAAACGGCAAGTGATGAGAATGGATTGAACTATTCCTTTGAAATTGCTCCTTATTCAAAAGAAATACTCATCAATGGATGGGATGAAATTGGAGTAACCTTAACATATGACGATAAAATTGTGTTATATGAAAATACTAGGCTTTCTTCGTAA
- a CDS encoding flotillin family protein, translated as MIGIWVVVAIVAFLIIALIGVFISKYRTAGPDEALIVTGSYLGGKNVHVDESSNKIKIIRGGGTFVLPVFQQAQPLSLLSSKLEVTTPEVYTEQGVPVMADGIAIIKIGGSIGEIATAAEQFLGKSKQDRENEAKEVLEGHLRSILGSMTVEEIYKNRDKFSQEVQRVASQDLAKMGLVIVSFTIKEVKDKNGYLESLGKPRIAQVKRDADIATAEADKETRIKRAEASKEAKKAELERATEIAEAEKMNQLKIAEFRREQDIAKARADQAYDLETARSKQEVTEQEMQIRIIERQKQIELEEKEILRRERQYDSEVKKKADADRYSVEQSAIAQKAKQMAETDANKYRIEAMAKAEAEKVRIDGQAKAEAQRAQGESEAEIIRLKGLAEAEAKRKIAEAFEQFGQAAIMDMVLKMLPEYAKQVASPLSNIDKITVVDTGGSGADGGANKITGYATNLMSTLQESLKASSGIDVKELLVNLSGKNNVRNSLDHLRYELANDKESVEAGKTQD; from the coding sequence ATGATTGGAATTTGGGTAGTGGTAGCAATTGTAGCTTTCTTGATTATTGCGTTAATTGGTGTATTTATTTCGAAATACAGGACTGCCGGTCCTGATGAAGCCCTAATTGTAACAGGAAGCTATTTGGGCGGCAAGAATGTCCATGTCGATGAATCCTCCAATAAAATAAAGATTATCCGCGGGGGAGGAACCTTTGTATTGCCTGTCTTCCAGCAGGCTCAGCCGCTCAGCCTGTTATCAAGCAAGCTTGAAGTTACAACACCAGAAGTGTATACCGAACAGGGAGTTCCTGTAATGGCAGATGGGATTGCCATTATTAAAATAGGAGGCTCCATCGGAGAAATTGCTACTGCAGCTGAACAATTTCTCGGAAAAAGCAAACAGGATCGCGAAAATGAAGCAAAAGAGGTACTGGAAGGGCATCTTCGTTCTATTTTGGGTTCGATGACAGTGGAAGAAATCTATAAAAACAGGGATAAATTTTCGCAGGAGGTTCAGAGAGTAGCATCACAGGACTTGGCGAAGATGGGATTGGTTATAGTCTCTTTTACAATTAAAGAGGTCAAGGACAAGAATGGTTATCTTGAGTCACTGGGAAAACCGAGGATTGCCCAAGTAAAGCGTGATGCGGATATTGCGACGGCAGAAGCAGATAAAGAAACGCGGATCAAGCGTGCGGAAGCATCCAAAGAGGCAAAAAAGGCAGAGCTGGAAAGAGCAACTGAAATTGCGGAAGCGGAAAAAATGAACCAGTTGAAAATTGCAGAATTTCGCCGTGAACAGGATATTGCGAAAGCTCGCGCGGACCAAGCGTACGATTTGGAAACCGCGCGTTCAAAACAAGAAGTGACCGAGCAGGAAATGCAGATTCGGATTATCGAACGCCAAAAGCAAATCGAGCTGGAAGAAAAAGAGATTTTACGCCGGGAAAGGCAGTACGACTCTGAGGTCAAGAAAAAAGCCGATGCTGATCGTTATTCAGTGGAACAATCGGCTATTGCGCAAAAAGCGAAGCAAATGGCAGAAACAGATGCCAATAAATACCGGATTGAGGCCATGGCTAAAGCAGAAGCTGAAAAGGTGCGGATTGACGGTCAGGCAAAAGCAGAAGCCCAGCGTGCACAAGGGGAATCAGAAGCAGAAATTATACGTTTGAAGGGTCTTGCAGAAGCCGAGGCAAAAAGAAAAATTGCCGAAGCCTTCGAGCAGTTCGGCCAGGCAGCCATCATGGATATGGTATTAAAAATGCTTCCTGAATATGCAAAGCAGGTGGCAAGTCCGTTAAGCAATATTGATAAGATCACGGTCGTAGACACAGGAGGAAGCGGAGCAGATGGAGGAGCCAATAAAATAACAGGCTATGCGACTAACTTAATGTCTACTCTGCAGGAATCATTAAAAGCTTCATCAGGCATCGATGTAAAGGAACTCCTTGTCAATTTGTCCGGGAAGAATAATGTAAGGAACAGCCTTGATCATTTAAGATACGAACTCGCAAATGACAAAGAGTCGGTAGAAGCCGGAAAAACTCAGGATTAA
- the ilvA gene encoding threonine ammonia-lyase: protein MNHLKTVIHCTPLTVSSAINRMTGTNVYFKMENQQKTGAFKIRGASFKVARLSADEAAKGVITASAGNHAQGVALAASKRGIKAKVFVPVRTPDTKIEATRNYGASIVLAGDSFDEAYEAARKEQAATGMVFVHPFDDPEVMAGQGTIALEMLEEQPYLDTLLVPVGGGGLISGVAVAAKNINPRIRVIGVQAQGAKSMYELFHNLEPSFGKVATIAEGIAVKKPGTLALSVIREYVDDIVTVSDHDIASAIIYMLERKKTLIEGAGASAFAALLVHGRRLRTNHCGVIVSGGNMDISKVAEIQHLSSMNQMPYLA, encoded by the coding sequence ATGAATCATTTAAAAACTGTCATCCATTGTACCCCTTTGACCGTATCATCTGCTATAAACAGAATGACAGGGACAAATGTTTATTTTAAAATGGAAAACCAACAAAAAACCGGGGCATTTAAAATTCGCGGTGCCAGTTTTAAAGTTGCCAGGCTCTCTGCTGATGAAGCAGCCAAAGGGGTCATCACAGCCTCTGCCGGAAATCATGCACAGGGTGTTGCACTTGCAGCCTCAAAGCGGGGCATCAAAGCAAAAGTATTTGTTCCAGTCCGCACACCCGATACAAAAATCGAGGCTACCCGGAATTATGGTGCATCTATCGTATTGGCAGGCGACTCATTTGATGAAGCCTATGAAGCTGCCCGCAAGGAACAAGCGGCAACAGGCATGGTGTTCGTTCATCCATTTGACGACCCTGAAGTCATGGCTGGACAAGGCACAATTGCCCTTGAAATGCTTGAGGAACAGCCGTATTTAGACACACTCCTTGTCCCTGTCGGCGGTGGGGGGTTGATTAGCGGGGTTGCCGTCGCAGCGAAAAACATAAATCCACGCATACGAGTCATTGGCGTTCAGGCACAGGGCGCAAAATCAATGTATGAGCTTTTCCATAACTTAGAGCCTTCTTTTGGCAAGGTTGCCACTATTGCTGAAGGAATCGCTGTAAAAAAACCAGGTACTCTTGCTCTTAGTGTCATTCGTGAATATGTTGATGACATTGTTACAGTCTCTGATCACGATATAGCATCCGCTATCATTTATATGCTGGAACGCAAAAAAACACTAATAGAAGGTGCAGGGGCTTCTGCATTTGCTGCACTTCTTGTGCACGGCCGCCGGCTTAGAACGAATCATTGCGGAGTTATCGTCAGCGGAGGCAATATGGATATATCAAAAGTAGCGGAAATTCAGCACCTTTCCAGCATGAATCAAATGCCCTATCTGGCTTAA
- a CDS encoding aldo/keto reductase — MEYVKLGRTGLDVSRICLGCMSYGDPGRGNHSWSLSEDESRPFIKKALDLGINFFDTANVYSAGSSEEIVGRALRDFANREDIVIATKVHGKMRKGPNGSGLSRKAIMTEIDNSLKRLGTDYVDLYQIHRWDPYTPIEETMEALHDVVKAGKARYIGASSMYAWQFLKALHVAEKNGWTRFVSMQNYLNLLYREEEREMLPLCKEEGIAVIPWSPLARGRLTRDWEAQSIRSETDQFAKQLYTQTEEADRKVVQQVAKIAKERNVPRAQVALAWVLQKEPVTSPIVGATKIHHLDDAAAALNLKLSAEEIQRLEEAYVPHPVLGGL; from the coding sequence ATGGAGTATGTAAAGCTAGGACGTACTGGATTGGATGTATCAAGAATTTGTTTAGGCTGCATGAGCTATGGAGACCCGGGACGAGGAAACCACTCGTGGTCCTTGAGCGAAGATGAAAGCCGGCCGTTTATCAAGAAAGCGCTTGATCTTGGCATCAACTTCTTTGATACCGCCAATGTTTACTCAGCCGGTTCCAGTGAGGAAATTGTGGGACGTGCCTTGCGTGATTTCGCCAATCGGGAAGACATTGTTATTGCCACAAAAGTTCATGGTAAGATGAGAAAAGGTCCAAACGGATCTGGTTTATCAAGAAAAGCGATTATGACTGAGATTGATAACAGCTTGAAAAGACTTGGTACCGATTATGTTGATCTATACCAAATCCATCGCTGGGATCCCTATACTCCAATTGAAGAAACAATGGAGGCCCTTCATGATGTAGTGAAAGCAGGGAAAGCACGGTATATCGGGGCATCCTCTATGTATGCCTGGCAATTTCTCAAAGCACTGCATGTTGCGGAAAAGAATGGCTGGACACGATTTGTCAGCATGCAAAATTATCTTAACCTATTATATAGGGAGGAAGAACGGGAAATGCTTCCTCTATGCAAGGAAGAAGGAATTGCAGTCATCCCGTGGAGCCCGCTTGCCCGCGGCCGTTTAACAAGAGACTGGGAGGCACAAAGTATCCGTTCGGAAACAGACCAATTTGCCAAGCAGCTTTATACCCAAACAGAGGAAGCTGATCGAAAAGTAGTACAACAGGTGGCAAAAATAGCGAAAGAACGCAATGTGCCCCGTGCACAAGTAGCACTTGCATGGGTTTTACAAAAAGAACCCGTAACCTCCCCTATCGTTGGTGCAACCAAGATTCATCACCTGGACGATGCTGCAGCTGCACTGAACTTAAAACTTTCGGCAGAAGAAATACAGCGTCTGGAAGAAGCCTATGTGCCTCATCCTGTTTTAGGCGGACTTTAA